The Spiroplasma clarkii genome has a window encoding:
- a CDS encoding ATP-binding cassette domain-containing protein: MQYKFIQQKINKDCGVAVTCMLINYLQNSELTIEELKYQSVVFDNELSFYNLELIFAKYNIEFKSYYASFEDFCELCPAEPMILNLVIDYQEHFIVVYKIKGTKVLVGDPNDKDIKWIQLKELQTKFSGYFGIARKLNKYKFKVNSLFNWSHFLFEDIKNFSFYFVIAIMLNLAIMLANGFLKTYAQNLKIGVASNKQVLFLGYGILFFIQIFLTWSLSRLVFNIRLNLNKKLYDIYFNKLLEIDFEILETQKKEAWIKKIMHINTITQALIQFCLTIPSQGVLFLMAVVLISWLSPTFLILILIENTLCFLSSIFFNSILKDRVLAAHQDSINFSVLFRELLDGNQEIKTKNLEPVYRNKINSSFNLSLEHENKIDVIKNFNHFIVNLVVKAAFLLTFYIAQILIFKEKLSFEQLLFYVSISAYCTSFSETVLSTILNRETNKIALNEVKLLLESSEENPEIVELETIKSFECKNLYKYKNEVRTVNNINCSINQNTFISGMSGSGKTSFLQLLCGSTNNYEGELLINGIDLKNINKTKLRESVLYLGQYDYLFNGTVWANLQQFKNKIDLELFKQLDFLTILKTHNLDLHKTLRDNGANLSKGQRQIINFMALFFTSKQVYLIDEPLSNVDHSQPMIYLRSFYSVSQTLW, from the coding sequence ATGCAGTACAAATTTATCCAACAAAAAATCAACAAGGATTGCGGGGTCGCAGTAACTTGTATGCTAATTAATTATTTACAAAATAGTGAGCTCACTATTGAAGAGCTAAAATACCAGAGTGTAGTTTTTGACAATGAACTAAGTTTTTACAATCTGGAACTAATTTTTGCCAAATATAACATTGAATTTAAATCATACTATGCTTCATTTGAAGACTTTTGTGAGTTATGTCCAGCTGAACCGATGATTTTAAATTTAGTTATTGATTATCAAGAACATTTTATTGTTGTTTATAAAATCAAAGGCACCAAAGTTTTGGTTGGTGATCCTAATGACAAGGACATTAAATGAATTCAACTCAAAGAACTACAGACAAAGTTTAGTGGTTACTTTGGTATTGCTAGAAAACTAAACAAATATAAATTCAAGGTAAATTCATTATTTAATTGAAGTCATTTTCTTTTTGAAGACATTAAGAATTTTTCTTTTTACTTTGTGATTGCGATTATGCTGAATTTAGCAATCATGTTAGCAAATGGTTTTTTAAAAACCTATGCTCAAAATTTAAAAATTGGTGTTGCAAGCAATAAGCAGGTCCTTTTTTTAGGCTATGGAATTTTATTTTTTATCCAAATTTTCTTAACTTGAAGTCTTAGTCGTTTAGTTTTTAATATTCGCTTGAATTTAAACAAGAAATTGTATGACATCTATTTTAATAAATTGCTTGAAATTGATTTTGAAATCCTAGAAACACAAAAAAAAGAAGCCTGAATCAAAAAGATTATGCACATTAATACAATTACTCAAGCTTTGATTCAATTTTGTTTAACGATTCCAAGTCAAGGGGTTTTATTTTTAATGGCAGTTGTTTTAATCTCATGATTATCACCAACTTTTTTAATTTTAATTTTAATTGAAAATACATTATGCTTTTTAAGTTCAATTTTTTTTAATAGCATTTTAAAGGATAGAGTTTTAGCAGCTCATCAAGATAGTATCAATTTTAGTGTTCTATTTCGAGAACTCTTGGATGGGAACCAAGAAATTAAAACCAAAAATTTAGAGCCAGTTTATCGCAATAAAATCAATTCAAGTTTTAACCTCAGTTTAGAACATGAAAACAAAATTGATGTGATTAAAAATTTTAATCATTTTATAGTTAATTTAGTGGTTAAAGCAGCTTTCTTACTAACTTTTTATATTGCTCAAATTCTGATTTTTAAAGAAAAACTAAGTTTTGAACAGTTATTATTTTATGTTTCAATCTCAGCATATTGCACTAGTTTTTCTGAAACAGTTTTAAGTACTATTTTAAATCGTGAAACAAATAAAATTGCTCTTAATGAAGTTAAACTACTTTTAGAAAGCAGTGAAGAAAACCCAGAAATTGTTGAGTTAGAAACAATTAAAAGTTTTGAATGTAAAAATCTTTATAAATATAAAAATGAAGTTAGAACAGTTAATAATATTAACTGTTCAATTAACCAAAACACTTTTATTTCTGGAATGAGTGGGAGTGGAAAAACTAGTTTTTTACAATTGTTATGTGGCAGCACTAACAATTATGAAGGAGAGTTATTGATTAATGGAATTGACCTAAAAAACATTAATAAAACCAAATTAAGAGAAAGTGTTTTATACCTTGGTCAATATGATTATTTATTTAATGGTACAGTGTGAGCAAATTTACAACAATTTAAAAATAAAATTGACCTAGAGTTATTTAAACAACTGGATTTTTTAACAATTTTAAAAACCCATAATCTTGATTTACACAAAACTTTACGAGATAATGGGGCCAATTTAAGTAAAGGTCAAAGACAAATCATTAACTTTATGGCTTTATTTTTCACAAGTAAACAAGTATATTTAATTGATGAGCCACTTAGTAATGTTGATCATAGCCAGCCTATGATTTATTTGAGAAGTTTTTACAGTGTAAGTCAAACTCTCTGATAA
- the ybeY gene encoding rRNA maturation RNase YbeY translates to MEEISFTYEFDLPELHSYEAVFQQILAITKQQLKITQDLMLSVNFIDEEKSLNLNQTYRGKDYAGDVLSFPIDDPMGIYDQLDFKEIGDIFITYSIAQKKAKEYNHTIYNEMAWLFTHGLLHILGYDHELDKTAAEIMFSLTDNILKVINVDYKIV, encoded by the coding sequence ATGGAAGAAATTAGTTTTACATATGAATTTGATTTACCTGAACTTCACAGTTATGAAGCAGTTTTTCAACAAATTTTAGCAATTACCAAACAACAATTAAAAATTACTCAGGATTTAATGTTATCAGTAAACTTTATTGATGAAGAAAAATCACTAAATTTGAATCAAACTTATCGAGGTAAAGATTATGCTGGTGATGTACTTTCTTTTCCAATTGATGATCCAATGGGAATCTATGACCAGTTGGATTTTAAAGAAATTGGTGATATCTTTATCACTTACTCAATTGCTCAAAAAAAAGCAAAAGAATACAATCACACAATTTACAATGAAATGGCTTGACTATTTACTCATGGCTTACTGCACATTTTAGGTTATGACCATGAACTTGATAAAACAGCAGCGGAAATAATGTTTAGTTTAACAGATAATATCTTAAAAGTGATTAATGTTGACTATAAAATAGTATAA
- a CDS encoding diacylglycerol kinase family protein has product MADKDKKIKKRANVGIRVKNKFGNAARGVITALKEESTLIVYLIVIVLCVGLGIWLKISTIEWSILILTIGVVVGFEFVNTSIENFVDLLSFEYNIKAKKIKDICAAASIINAICSVAIGFLLFLPKLIDFIMSVTS; this is encoded by the coding sequence ATGGCAGATAAAGATAAAAAAATTAAAAAAAGAGCTAATGTCGGAATTAGGGTAAAAAACAAATTTGGTAATGCAGCAAGAGGGGTTATTACTGCTTTAAAAGAAGAGTCTACTCTTATTGTTTACTTAATTGTAATTGTTTTGTGTGTAGGTTTGGGAATTTGATTAAAAATTTCAACCATTGAGTGATCAATTCTAATTTTAACAATTGGAGTTGTGGTTGGTTTTGAATTTGTTAACACTTCAATTGAAAACTTTGTTGATTTGTTAAGTTTTGAATACAACATTAAAGCCAAAAAAATCAAAGATATTTGTGCAGCTGCAAGTATTATTAATGCAATTTGTTCAGTTGCAATTGGATTTTTATTATTCTTACCAAAATTAATTGACTTTATCATGTCAGTCACTTCTTAG
- the cdd gene encoding cytidine deaminase encodes MDKQVVFEELKKLKERAYVPYSHFKVACIIYLKNGEKIIGVNVENAAYNPTICAERAAVPQLVAQGYNKNDVELVALYTDSDKFGSPCGTCRQTLIEILDPNQKMWIFNKNDFVGEYTIGYFLPEGFTACDLA; translated from the coding sequence ATGGATAAACAAGTAGTATTTGAAGAGTTAAAGAAATTAAAAGAAAGAGCCTATGTGCCATATTCTCATTTTAAAGTAGCTTGTATCATTTACTTAAAAAATGGGGAAAAAATTATTGGAGTTAATGTTGAAAATGCTGCATATAACCCAACAATTTGTGCAGAAAGAGCTGCAGTACCTCAATTGGTGGCCCAAGGTTACAATAAAAATGATGTTGAATTGGTGGCTTTATACACTGATTCAGATAAATTTGGTTCACCTTGTGGTACATGTCGTCAGACTTTAATTGAAATTTTAGATCCAAATCAAAAAATGTGGATTTTTAACAAAAATGATTTTGTTGGTGAATACACAATTGGGTATTTTCTACCAGAAGGGTTTACAGCTTGTGATTTAGCTTAA
- the era gene encoding GTPase Era has protein sequence MEKIKSGFVSIVGRPNVGKSTLLNTLLNKKVSIVTEKAQTTRNRIQGILTTPDAQIVFVDTPGLHKVQNELDRYMNRVALQATKGTDVILLLAPSDEFIGENDRFLVKSLQERDVPVFLLITKADLVSKELLDLKIQEWKNYGYKFAKIIPVSATTGLNLPALLDEIKQVFPNTGIKFYPDDQYTDQPERFLIREIIREEILLQTEQEVPHSVAILIDKFEEKDTLIKVIASIIVERDSQKGILIGNKGSKIKAIGTEARKKLEELFNKQFYLELYVKTKAKWRQSASLIKQLGYDKDSY, from the coding sequence TTGGAAAAAATAAAATCAGGTTTTGTAAGTATTGTTGGTCGTCCCAATGTGGGAAAATCAACATTATTAAACACATTATTAAATAAAAAAGTGTCAATTGTCACTGAAAAGGCACAAACCACTAGAAATAGAATTCAAGGTATTTTAACTACACCAGATGCTCAAATTGTTTTTGTGGATACTCCAGGGCTACATAAAGTTCAAAATGAATTGGATCGTTATATGAACCGAGTGGCTTTGCAAGCAACCAAGGGCACAGATGTAATTTTACTTTTAGCACCAAGTGATGAATTTATTGGAGAAAATGACCGCTTTTTAGTTAAATCATTACAAGAAAGAGATGTACCAGTTTTTTTACTCATCACCAAAGCAGATCTAGTCTCAAAGGAATTATTAGATTTAAAAATCCAAGAGTGAAAAAATTATGGTTACAAATTTGCTAAGATAATTCCAGTTAGTGCAACAACTGGTTTAAATTTACCAGCTTTATTAGATGAAATTAAACAAGTTTTTCCTAATACAGGAATTAAGTTTTATCCAGATGACCAGTATACTGATCAACCTGAGCGTTTTTTAATTCGTGAAATTATTCGTGAAGAAATTTTACTACAAACCGAACAAGAAGTTCCTCATAGTGTAGCAATTTTGATTGATAAGTTTGAAGAAAAAGATACTTTAATTAAAGTTATTGCCTCGATTATTGTTGAAAGAGATAGTCAAAAGGGAATTTTAATTGGTAACAAGGGAAGTAAAATTAAAGCAATTGGTACTGAGGCTAGAAAAAAACTTGAAGAACTATTTAATAAACAATTTTACTTGGAGTTATATGTTAAAACCAAAGCAAAATGAAGACAATCTGCTTCACTAATTAAGCAGCTTGGTTATGATAAGGATAGTTATTAG
- the recO gene encoding DNA repair protein RecO, which translates to MSAVKIEGIVLDSIDYDDFAKIVKVFSKQFGILSFFAPGVNKEGSKNKYSVQNLTCSEFEIFKARKDEKVSKLKTGRLIVDFYAIATNYNNYVFVSILVNLLTQLLPPGFKAVNIYYAFKTVLENMKAKRNGFLNYAIFLLYFIQNSEYRLRTNRCSRCKKTTNSYARFEYTDKTLVCVKCLWPGEKKQPPSFVKIFSSFNEFNFTQLTEMIYNTNDLIVLHQFLINYLVDELGVFIGALKIIKNSAVMKINDKIIMNYQ; encoded by the coding sequence ATGAGTGCTGTAAAAATTGAGGGAATTGTTTTAGATAGTATTGATTATGATGATTTTGCCAAAATTGTTAAGGTTTTTTCAAAACAATTTGGGATTTTATCTTTTTTTGCTCCTGGAGTTAATAAAGAGGGTTCAAAAAATAAATACTCAGTCCAAAATTTGACTTGTAGTGAATTTGAAATATTTAAAGCTCGTAAAGATGAGAAGGTTAGTAAGCTTAAAACAGGGAGACTAATTGTTGATTTTTATGCCATTGCCACAAATTACAATAACTATGTTTTTGTCTCGATTTTGGTAAATTTGTTAACCCAATTGTTACCCCCAGGTTTTAAAGCAGTAAATATTTATTATGCTTTTAAAACAGTTTTAGAAAACATGAAAGCCAAAAGAAATGGTTTTTTAAACTATGCAATTTTTTTGCTTTACTTTATTCAAAATAGTGAATATCGTTTGCGAACTAATCGCTGTAGTCGTTGTAAAAAAACCACCAACTCATATGCTCGATTTGAATATACTGATAAAACACTAGTTTGTGTTAAATGCTTATGACCTGGTGAAAAAAAACAACCACCATCATTTGTGAAAATTTTTAGTAGTTTTAATGAATTTAATTTTACCCAATTAACAGAAATGATTTATAATACTAATGATTTAATAGTTCTCCATCAGTTTTTGATAAACTATTTGGTTGATGAATTGGGTGTTTTCATAGGGGCATTAAAAATTATTAAAAATAGTGCAGTTATGAAAATTAACGATAAAATAATAATGAACTATCAATAA
- a CDS encoding glycine--tRNA ligase has translation MKIEMEKLIAHLKAQGFIFQGSEIYGGLANSWDYGPLGAEIKAKLKKLWWGFFVKKNPHNLGLDSSIILNSKVWEASGHLRNFNDPLIDCKECKSRWRADKLIEEKFPELNVGGWTNQQLEEFITAKKILCPKCQKQSFTNIRQFALMFKTNQGVVEDEGSVVYLRPETAQGIFAQYKNCQRAMRKKLPFGIGQIGKSFRNEITPGNFIFRTREFEQMELEFFFAPSDNFDWFEYWLNQVQTFLKDVLKIHPNNFLVREHNKEELAHYAKRTVDIEFKYPFGTGELWGIAHRGDFDLSQHQKFSAQDLTYLDPNTNERYLPYVIEPSVGVERLMLAIFCQAYTEEAVENGERVVMKLPNNLVPYQVAVFPLQKQQNAAAEQLYEELLVDFDAVLDVTGNIGKRYRRQDAIGTPLCVTIDFDTETEKTVTVRDRDTMKQVKVALSELKNYLTTKL, from the coding sequence ATGAAAATTGAAATGGAAAAATTAATTGCTCACTTGAAGGCACAAGGTTTTATTTTTCAGGGGTCTGAAATTTATGGGGGACTTGCAAATTCATGAGACTATGGACCATTAGGTGCTGAAATTAAAGCAAAATTAAAAAAATTGTGATGGGGGTTTTTTGTTAAAAAAAACCCTCATAATTTAGGTTTGGATTCATCAATTATTCTTAATTCCAAAGTTTGAGAAGCTAGTGGTCATTTAAGAAATTTTAATGATCCATTAATTGATTGTAAGGAATGTAAGTCTCGTTGGAGAGCTGATAAGCTAATTGAGGAAAAATTCCCTGAATTAAATGTTGGCGGGTGAACCAATCAACAACTTGAAGAGTTTATTACAGCCAAAAAGATTTTATGTCCTAAGTGTCAAAAACAAAGTTTCACCAATATTCGACAATTTGCTTTAATGTTTAAAACAAATCAAGGTGTTGTTGAAGATGAAGGGTCTGTAGTTTACTTACGACCTGAAACAGCACAGGGAATTTTTGCACAATACAAAAATTGTCAAAGAGCAATGCGCAAGAAACTACCATTTGGAATAGGACAAATTGGGAAGTCTTTTAGAAATGAAATAACTCCTGGGAACTTTATTTTTAGAACTCGTGAGTTTGAACAGATGGAATTAGAATTTTTCTTTGCTCCAAGTGATAATTTTGACTGATTTGAATACTGGTTAAATCAAGTTCAAACTTTCTTGAAAGATGTTTTAAAAATTCACCCCAATAATTTTTTAGTTAGAGAACACAATAAAGAAGAGTTGGCACACTATGCTAAAAGAACAGTGGATATTGAATTTAAATATCCATTTGGAACTGGTGAGTTATGAGGGATTGCACATCGTGGAGACTTTGACCTATCTCAACACCAAAAATTTAGTGCTCAAGATTTAACATACTTAGATCCAAATACAAATGAAAGGTATCTACCATATGTAATTGAACCAAGTGTTGGAGTCGAAAGACTAATGTTAGCAATCTTTTGTCAAGCATACACTGAAGAGGCTGTTGAAAATGGTGAAAGGGTAGTTATGAAATTACCAAATAACTTAGTTCCATATCAAGTGGCAGTCTTTCCTTTACAAAAACAACAAAATGCAGCTGCTGAGCAACTTTATGAAGAGTTGTTAGTAGATTTTGATGCAGTTTTGGATGTTACTGGAAATATTGGTAAACGTTATCGCCGACAAGATGCCATAGGAACTCCACTTTGTGTTACAATTGATTTTGACACAGAAACAGAAAAGACTGTAACTGTCAGAGATCGTGATACAATGAAACAAGTCAAAGTGGCATTGAGTGAACTTAAAAATTACTTAACAACAAAATTATAA
- the dnaG gene encoding DNA primase, which yields MAINQAQIDEVINKANIADIIGKYLDIQKKGRNYLAVCPFHDDKDPSLHIAPSKKIFKCFVCGVGGNVITFVQEFNNTTFFKALNIVASTVKVKIDGLKNLDDRPRFNNAEARVLVINNEAAKFFNAMLITKSAKLAREYLMQRGIKKSEISKFHIGFVPKDMDLKQYLLKKGFELRDLENSKLFSSKGTKEWNFFENRIVFPIWDNENNIIGFSGRAFQTGDEPKYKNSIENIVFKKSQLAYNFANAINHIRVANEIVILEGFMDVISLERIGIKNSVAIMGTNLSDYHVKLFSKVTKNFKLFLDGDKAGVSAALKTAVFLMDRNINVSIIENKTNQDPDELVVQGNKNLVEEMIFNARHPLDFAMEYYLQFLNKNNSTSLAEYVKKIVEIIEHERDAIIKTTSINRLAKISGVEIDEINKLIKTVAKVEVVHPEATYRPEEFDYNNLWVDQTFENKDVVDDFIIHTNINQNYESDFLNPEAQNYETVKLNVSHSTQQKNLFSERRKRAESLLLVNLVGNSANLEVIKNNLELFTNFSYMKVIQHIISMYEKNEYQGNSLETIQTSLAKVKGLSESPLYETKNRLDFTKDDKHYSIGGINDMLDTIKLYKLWARHDDTLRKMIKTTDYQAKIILHELCDKIMQEIRTIMTKKEERNK from the coding sequence ATGGCAATTAATCAAGCACAAATTGATGAAGTCATTAATAAAGCAAATATAGCAGATATTATTGGCAAATACTTAGATATCCAAAAAAAAGGTCGCAATTATTTAGCTGTTTGTCCCTTTCATGACGATAAAGATCCATCTTTACACATAGCTCCATCTAAAAAAATCTTTAAATGTTTTGTTTGTGGAGTTGGGGGTAATGTTATTACCTTTGTTCAAGAATTTAATAACACAACCTTTTTTAAAGCACTAAATATTGTAGCCTCAACAGTCAAAGTAAAAATTGATGGTCTAAAAAATCTTGATGATCGCCCTCGATTTAACAATGCTGAGGCTAGAGTTTTAGTTATTAATAATGAAGCTGCTAAATTTTTTAATGCCATGTTAATTACAAAAAGTGCTAAACTAGCTCGAGAATATCTAATGCAAAGAGGCATTAAAAAAAGTGAAATTTCAAAATTTCACATTGGTTTTGTTCCAAAAGATATGGACTTAAAGCAATATCTATTAAAAAAAGGCTTTGAACTTAGAGATTTAGAAAATTCTAAATTATTTTCAAGTAAGGGTACCAAAGAATGAAATTTCTTTGAAAATAGAATTGTTTTTCCAATCTGAGATAATGAAAATAATATTATTGGTTTCTCAGGGAGAGCCTTTCAAACTGGTGATGAACCCAAATACAAAAATAGTATTGAAAATATAGTTTTTAAAAAATCTCAACTTGCTTATAACTTTGCTAATGCCATCAACCACATTCGAGTAGCTAATGAAATTGTTATTCTAGAAGGTTTTATGGATGTAATTAGTTTAGAAAGAATTGGCATCAAAAATTCAGTAGCAATTATGGGGACTAATTTATCAGACTACCATGTTAAACTTTTTTCAAAAGTCACTAAAAATTTTAAACTATTTTTAGATGGCGATAAAGCTGGAGTAAGTGCTGCTTTAAAGACTGCAGTATTTTTAATGGACCGCAACATTAATGTATCTATTATTGAAAACAAAACCAATCAAGATCCTGATGAACTTGTGGTTCAGGGGAACAAGAACCTGGTTGAAGAAATGATCTTTAATGCGCGGCACCCACTTGACTTTGCCATGGAGTATTATTTGCAGTTTCTTAATAAGAATAATTCAACAAGTCTAGCAGAGTATGTTAAAAAAATTGTTGAAATTATTGAGCATGAACGAGATGCTATTATTAAAACAACCTCAATCAATCGTCTAGCAAAAATTAGTGGTGTGGAAATTGATGAAATAAATAAATTAATTAAAACTGTAGCAAAAGTTGAAGTAGTTCATCCAGAAGCCACTTATCGTCCTGAAGAGTTTGATTATAATAATTTGTGAGTTGATCAAACTTTTGAAAATAAAGATGTTGTTGATGATTTTATAATCCACACTAACATAAATCAAAACTATGAGTCAGATTTTCTTAATCCTGAAGCACAAAACTATGAAACTGTTAAACTTAATGTTAGCCACTCAACTCAGCAAAAGAACTTGTTTAGTGAACGTCGCAAACGAGCTGAATCACTACTGCTTGTTAACCTTGTTGGCAACTCAGCAAATCTTGAAGTGATTAAAAATAATTTAGAATTATTTACAAATTTCAGTTACATGAAAGTTATTCAGCATATTATCAGTATGTATGAAAAAAACGAATACCAAGGAAATTCACTTGAAACCATTCAAACTTCTTTGGCTAAAGTTAAAGGGCTGAGTGAATCGCCACTATATGAAACTAAAAATCGACTTGATTTTACCAAAGATGACAAGCACTATTCAATTGGAGGTATTAATGACATGCTTGACACAATTAAACTTTATAAATTGTGGGCAAGGCATGATGACACATTGAGAAAAATGATTAAAACCACAGATTACCAAGCAAAGATAATCTTGCATGAACTATGTGATAAAATTATGCAAGAGATTCGAACAATTATGACCAAGAAAGAGGAGAGGAATAAATAA
- a CDS encoding sigma-70 family RNA polymerase sigma factor, whose product MALNYKKFETMEEFKEYLFNYLEKNDNEVSQEEIQEVFYKKFKDIDEEEINELFEELANRNVVYTDEIIDEEDLEKLAKIDDEDDEESVEDMVEGFAERKRKAKDLKKQNQNNTTVKYRVGGISNETKIQDIIKSYFNQIGSSKILTKDEEVEYAKMLESEDEADRKEGRDKLITSNLKLVISVARKHLNRGLDFADLIEEGNIGLMKAVDKFDYTKGFKFSTYATWWIRQAITRAIADQARTIRIPVHMVETINKLTRIERQLTQELGREPLPREIAKKFGKGITAAKVVEIKKLSIEPVSLEKPFGDEDDTHFGDFVEDKDISSPDEYAEKEALREVIDDVFADILQPREEKVIRMRFGILPTKLRTLVRLAEECDDDSAEQLKEVIANLEIHYDTSIEKVQRYKAAIIQMHLSKYDSLKTLEEVGRELKVTRERIRQIEAKTIRKFKPSASNPKAKVLRDFFKG is encoded by the coding sequence ATGGCACTAAATTACAAAAAATTTGAAACAATGGAAGAGTTTAAGGAATACTTATTTAATTATTTAGAAAAAAATGATAATGAAGTATCACAAGAAGAAATCCAAGAGGTTTTTTACAAGAAGTTTAAAGATATTGATGAAGAAGAAATCAATGAACTATTTGAAGAACTTGCTAACAGAAATGTAGTTTATACTGATGAAATTATTGATGAAGAAGACCTTGAAAAATTAGCAAAAATTGATGATGAAGATGATGAAGAATCTGTTGAAGATATGGTTGAAGGTTTTGCTGAAAGAAAGCGAAAAGCAAAAGACCTAAAAAAACAAAATCAAAATAACACCACAGTTAAATATCGAGTTGGTGGGATTAGCAATGAAACTAAAATTCAAGATATTATTAAATCATATTTCAACCAAATTGGTTCATCAAAAATTTTAACCAAAGATGAAGAGGTTGAATATGCAAAAATGTTAGAAAGTGAAGATGAAGCAGATAGAAAAGAAGGAAGAGATAAGTTGATTACTTCTAACTTGAAATTAGTAATTTCTGTAGCTCGTAAACATCTAAATCGTGGTCTTGATTTTGCTGACTTAATTGAAGAAGGAAACATTGGTTTAATGAAAGCAGTTGACAAGTTTGACTATACCAAAGGGTTTAAATTCTCAACTTATGCTACTTGATGAATTCGTCAAGCAATTACTAGAGCAATTGCCGATCAAGCAAGAACAATTCGGATTCCGGTCCATATGGTGGAAACTATTAATAAATTAACTAGAATTGAAAGACAATTAACCCAAGAATTAGGAAGAGAACCTTTACCAAGAGAAATCGCAAAAAAATTTGGGAAAGGGATTACTGCTGCAAAAGTTGTAGAAATCAAAAAGCTTTCAATTGAACCAGTAAGTTTAGAAAAACCATTTGGTGATGAAGATGATACCCATTTTGGTGATTTTGTTGAAGACAAAGATATTTCATCTCCAGATGAATATGCAGAAAAAGAAGCATTACGTGAAGTAATTGATGATGTTTTTGCAGATATTCTGCAACCCAGAGAAGAAAAAGTTATTAGAATGCGTTTTGGAATTTTACCAACAAAATTAAGAACCTTAGTTCGTCTAGCAGAGGAGTGCGATGATGACTCTGCAGAACAATTAAAAGAAGTGATTGCTAATTTAGAAATTCATTATGATACTTCAATTGAAAAAGTTCAAAGATATAAAGCTGCAATTATTCAAATGCATCTTTCAAAATATGACTCTCTCAAAACTTTAGAAGAAGTTGGTCGTGAATTAAAAGTTACTCGTGAAAGAATCAGGCAAATTGAAGCCAAAACTATTAGAAAGTTCAAACCTTCAGCATCTAATCCCAAAGCTAAAGTTTTAAGGGACTTCTTTAAAGGTTAA
- a CDS encoding tRNA (adenine(22)-N(1))-methyltransferase, with protein sequence MSIVTPRLFAIANLISDGEVVADIGTDHAYLPIYLAKSGHVTKVYATDIAKKPLQVAKNNIQSFAVSDKVQPVLADGIEWFKEKRIKISSCIIAGMGANTILEILKKDHEFIDCYVLAPNTDVEPLRRWVKKNKYYIETETLVLDNEIIYEIIKVNKFAGHKVKSKFDLFFGPILSKTKNNALLEQKLYLEEQKIISLLNQIPKKDKKYKQFMKKKKLINKLLKKEKTNVKS encoded by the coding sequence ATGAGTATTGTAACCCCAAGATTATTTGCTATTGCAAATCTGATTTCCGATGGTGAAGTTGTAGCAGATATTGGTACAGATCATGCTTATTTGCCAATTTACTTAGCAAAGTCTGGGCATGTTACAAAAGTCTATGCCACAGATATTGCCAAAAAACCTTTGCAAGTTGCTAAAAACAACATTCAAAGTTTTGCAGTAAGTGATAAGGTACAACCAGTTTTAGCTGATGGAATTGAATGATTTAAAGAAAAGAGAATAAAAATTTCTTCTTGCATTATTGCTGGAATGGGTGCTAACACAATTTTAGAAATTCTTAAAAAAGATCATGAGTTTATTGATTGTTATGTTTTAGCACCAAACACAGATGTGGAACCACTAAGGAGATGAGTTAAAAAAAATAAATATTATATTGAGACTGAAACCTTAGTTCTAGATAATGAAATTATTTATGAAATAATAAAGGTTAACAAATTTGCAGGACATAAAGTCAAAAGTAAGTTTGATTTGTTCTTTGGACCAATCTTGTCTAAAACTAAAAATAATGCCTTGTTAGAACAAAAGCTTTATTTAGAAGAACAAAAAATTATCAGTTTATTAAATCAAATCCCAAAAAAGGATAAAAAATATAAGCAGTTTATGAAAAAGAAAAAACTTATTAATAAACTACTTAAGAAGGAGAAAACAAATGTCAAAAGTTAA